The nucleotide window AAGATTTCTTTAATAGCACAaggcaacaaaattaaaatttaagagctttttaaaccactactcAATTtcgatgtattgtggttccagtagtacaaatatggtccaaattttaaattctattgagaggtttttaaaaaaaaatgttaaataaaattatatatttgtttttatgttttgatgaaagtaaacatttatttgcttatttatagcattttataaatgtaattagGGATTTAATTTGTCGAATGGTCCAAAACTCTTGTAACAAAAAGCATTGTTGCAGCGTCGCTACCAAGTGAAGATCATTATTATTCTCTACTAGCATTCTGGTCTAATAAAATAATGGAGAAAGgcggaaatatttggaccctctgatatcaaaaaaaaatttaagcaaggtgggtaaaaattttgaaaattaaattttcaaatacgaatatctcctaagctataagaaataatttaacatacccgaggtgacaTACATTGGGATCCCCTGGCCGCGTCCTGGTTGGTCCATGATTTCCAAACTCAAAACATGAACTCGACaagacttcctctttgcgcatgtcaaatttcattcaaattggttTAAGCGCTTagaattacagatttatttccgtctatttttgtttcattatgTTTTTATTCAAGTATAATGAACTCTTAAACATGGCTTAGGGgttatttagataaaaaattgcattgaaaatatagaaaatgcgaaaatttgaaaattggtGGGACGTGTTATCCCAGTAGTCCCGAAATGGTTAAGACACCCCCAAAATAAACTTGAATATCTCTCTGCTACGcctatgtgaaatttcgtatCAATAGGATCAACCAGTtaaaataacagatttatttcaaaaatattttaaatcaactCCAATGTGGATATGAATTAAAATTCCCATTTAACtgattacaaaataaaatttagcaatccGAAAACCGCTCAATGAACACTACTAAACTCACAAACACGCATACTCGCAACAACAACATAACAGCTGACCCTAGACGAATTGATATAAGGTGGTGAGAGtgctataaaaacaacaaatgttttTAGCAAATGTCAGAGAACAGAAATGAAAAATCTGTATTAAAACCACAAAGtataattaaaactaaagtactaacaattttgtcataacgaagcaataatactaataaatgaagactatacctgataattttttatattgacaacgattttgacgtttatcatgataaaaatttatcaggtatagacagggagtAATGTAGTGCAGATATTTGAATAGTGATGCttatgttatttatataaaaattaagcatttttttaataagcaaaGAATAGggcaatattaaaatataaaaacagacAACCCATAGAACGAAAAAAGCCAACATAAAATAATCAGCAGTTTGATTGGCTCCACCTTATATGAATTTGGCTTTACAGTTGGAAAAAATAATGGTAACAAAAAACTGCATACATTTGACCAGGGTACACTTAACAAAGTACTATATGCATGGCAGAGAggattttttgttgtaatttgtttatatggagtttgacagcTACTCTACACAAAAGTCTCTAATTAAAAAACAGTGTAAATTAAACAGCTGGGATCTGGCATACACCTGTATAAAAGCTCCTCGATTGTCAGAATTTGCAAAACAATGGCTGATATCGAAAGTGAAGAGGTGAAGAACCTTGTAAGtgttcaattaaaatttaaattgttaatataaaaatcacaaaataattaattaaatctgCACGAAATAACAGAGAAGTTAACAAagtttaataattgtttaaagatTAAATACAATTAACAAGTTTTAAGTGTTAAATTACAGTTTAAAAATAGAGACTAAAAAATTGCAGACCTACATAAATACAAGAACGAAAAATatccaaacaaaaaatcaataatttgtatgaGGAAAAAAAACCGTAGAAATACAAGAACAACAACCactataaaatgtatttagaacaacaacaaatacttaCACTCATACATTTGTAcatttatcaataaaaacacacacacatactggGCCCCTGTGTGAAAAACACCAATAccaaattatattgaaaacaatcaaaataaaacaagtacaaCAACAAACTAATTTATTGCTACCAGATTTACACagtgtgtttgttgttattaacAACAGCAAAGGCACTCATttctttaattgaaatatttattaattttatttaagaaaatcatacAATTTGCAAAAAACCAGAATaccgaaaaattatgtttactcaaaaaattcgttttaattaattaaaaacgttattttaaataaatcttttttttatttatatttaagcaaattgaatttgaatgggTAATGAGGGATGAAGTTCACTCGATATTAAGAAAGTTAAGGGAAATATTAGTGGTAAGTGGTTTATTAGCGGgatatttttaatgttattaaaaaaaaactaaatttaacattttattaggaATGTGCTCGTCGTTTTCCTGTACCACTGTACGATAATGAGGGTAAACGTACAGAAAAATTCCATTTAGTAGCTGCCCAGGAACAATTGAAATGTTCTGTTACTTTGACGGGTGATAGTATTACACAAGCGGTAGGTGTtcttatgtttaaaaaaaacacttttatagtttttatgtatgtttttgtgTTGTTATTTTACACAGGACATTAGTTTCAAGTTAAAACGTTCCTCCAGCCAAGTTCAACGTACTGCTATTACTTCAGATGCCCCCTGGAAATTGCAACAAGTTCAAGACGCTGCCAATCATTTACAACAGGCCATCAATCACATCGATAATGTCGACGAGAATTATAAATTTCGgtaagtttttgttatttatagatCTTACCATAAACAAGCTTTTATTATAGAGCAATAATTAACTGCAAAgcaataagtaaaaaaataatataataattttataacctTTAACCCTTTGAGTGGGAGGTTCTTAAAATATAGGTACTAGTGTAAATGAGTACATCTTCTAAGTTAAGGTTACATTTGACAACAAGTGGTGTGTTATATTCAGTTGTTACGAATCTTCAACTcagtttgtaataaaataaatatttatgatttcaaaagcaaactattttatttgtatgtataaaaaactgattatttttattgtgaaaAGTGTTTCGTTAATCGTTTTCGTATTAGGCCAACAGCCATTTTTTCCGAAACtcgttttatttacaaaataaatttttatacccttcacctttgtgagaagggtatatataggtttgtcattgcgtttgtaatttccacaatataattttccgaccctataaagtatatatgtatattctgtatccttatagatagcggagtcgattatgccatgtccgaagcccctaaataacttacatacacgattcatacatcaatatctccggaattcttccggctcggttgctatttaaaatcaagaaaatcggtacacaaattgctgagatataaggaaaaaacaagggaaacctcgatttttgagctatttttgacctatatcttaTTACtaaggattactaagtcattaatatagacaacatggtcatctaatgatagatatttcaaagatctttgcaacaacgtatataagaccattgtaagagggacctacaatgggtcaaaatcggaaaaaatagttttaaacccgaaatttttttaacaaaactttttttttctctaaatattaaaaaaaattaaaaaaaaaatttta belongs to Calliphora vicina chromosome 4, idCalVici1.1, whole genome shotgun sequence and includes:
- the LOC135956775 gene encoding protein rogdi-like, producing the protein MADIESEEVKNLQIEFEWVMRDEVHSILRKLREILVECARRFPVPLYDNEGKRTEKFHLVAAQEQLKCSVTLTGDSITQADISFKLKRSSSQVQRTAITSDAPWKLQQVQDAANHLQQAINHIDNVDENYKFRSSEEVLQIITELIGALQRGRTSLIIPKKKSIDDLMKGRNMKSLTPNLPEDQAISFFLQCHKLIIAVYQLLNVQGTMKMEATQAECSVGWLNDVLVLFTVGLTLCQQLKDKMNAFKMDTIS